One genomic region from Chitinophagaceae bacterium encodes:
- a CDS encoding DUF3050 domain-containing protein, whose product MTGQIEKIRKKIEPLRQEIINHKVYSVIKDVDDLKIFMQFHVYAVWDFMSLLKTLQNNLTCTSVPWFPKGTADTRHLINEIVNGEESDIDINGIRKSHFEIYLDAMKQCGADTYQIESFTSILKNTGNFNKAFKNSNTPKEASEFIDFTFKIIGTNKAYLQSAIFTFGREDLIPGMFLSIVNDIHRNFPDSIGIFKYYLERHIEVDGDHHSHLALQMTANLCGTDIKFWEDAEKTTIESLQKRINLWDGAYKQIMNKTTT is encoded by the coding sequence ATGACCGGTCAAATAGAAAAAATAAGAAAAAAAATAGAGCCTTTAAGACAGGAGATAATTAATCACAAAGTGTATTCAGTAATTAAAGACGTAGATGACTTAAAAATATTTATGCAATTCCATGTTTATGCTGTATGGGATTTTATGTCTTTATTGAAAACTCTTCAAAATAACTTAACTTGTACTAGTGTTCCCTGGTTTCCAAAAGGCACGGCAGATACAAGACACTTAATAAATGAAATTGTCAATGGTGAAGAATCAGACATTGATATAAATGGCATTAGAAAAAGCCATTTTGAAATCTATCTTGATGCAATGAAACAGTGCGGGGCAGACACTTATCAAATTGAAAGTTTCACATCTATATTAAAAAATACCGGAAACTTTAATAAGGCATTTAAAAATTCTAACACCCCAAAGGAAGCTTCTGAATTTATCGATTTTACATTTAAAATAATCGGTACTAATAAGGCCTATTTGCAATCGGCAATATTTACATTTGGGCGCGAAGACCTAATACCCGGAATGTTTTTATCTATTGTTAATGATATTCATCGTAATTTCCCGGACAGCATTGGCATATTCAAATATTATCTCGAAAGACATATTGAAGTTGATGGAGACCATCATAGCCACCTTGCTTTGCAAATGACTGCTAATCTATGCGGAACTGACATAAAATTTTGGGAAGATGCAGAAAAAACAACAATTGAATCTTTACAAAAGCGAATTAATCTTTGGGACGGAGCTTACAAACAAATAATGAACAAAACAACCACCTAA
- a CDS encoding T9SS C-terminal target domain-containing protein: protein MNCLQTFFLMLFLFFSFGVANAQTVVVLELQDPCATVSVEETLQQKQSFQLDIFPNPANDRIVVKASSGEQMGKIKIQLINLNGAVILSEELFSENNAFMKTFNISHLPRGTYIMNLFKGTEKTSRKVIIN from the coding sequence ATGAATTGCTTACAAACGTTTTTTTTAATGCTATTCCTCTTTTTTAGTTTTGGTGTAGCAAATGCCCAAACCGTAGTGGTTTTAGAACTACAAGACCCTTGTGCAACAGTTTCTGTTGAAGAAACTCTCCAACAGAAGCAGTCCTTTCAATTAGACATTTTTCCTAATCCGGCTAATGATAGAATCGTAGTCAAAGCTTCTTCAGGAGAACAAATGGGAAAGATAAAAATTCAACTAATCAATCTTAACGGTGCCGTAATTTTATCGGAAGAATTATTTTCAGAAAACAATGCCTTTATGAAGACCTTTAATATAAGTCATTTACCGCGTGGAACATACATTATGAATCTTTTTAAGGGAACAGAAAAAACAAGTAGAAAAGTAATCATTAATTAG
- a CDS encoding cystathionine beta-synthase — MKAKTTLSYIENVLKNIPNDWLKLTTHRLDIFDESQAKTQFLNRFENLFNANNYDTAALSELPTAFDYIRLGHPLSSVLEWAIAKLNDLNPDAVISFSSKSMPVLAVLRKNLLDKKNTRIVYTDTLPDFFDFDVLKQVYGYSFELVNTKNPDTIPDFNGSTIFLSQEGELKNIKLNSKIDFFISLREKLGSVILVNGRANENYIAEIQHVRRRESISMTPADSHSALQLLIGKTVEADDSDFAANKEKVIMSIRKITATKSNVILGSSGLSVQYAIMMGLIEDALKKHKGKDIKIIVPPNCYGGTNDQARRVAACIENVEIMDLPVDRDNNMVQSIDIVLEKVAEQGAVPYIIAEIPTNPRVEVPDLEKLRAVLSKSRRTASGETAIDPVFILDQTFCPNIQFLSEEGVLSNVRTISYVSGSKFPSGGKCTAGYCVANEKAEGLMPVIDKHLKVCDNQATGLQIKFLAEQLPSMNQRIKEAYKNTREFVSFIEKKLPTAKINFVSEDLAREGFTPSVFSLDLPTKGNTAAERETYKRALNQKLIDMMITEIPHESKYCVSYGQLKGCYWTIPATSTQGTTKEDDKDYIARVSVSPDLDLALHKKVFSKFVDQL, encoded by the coding sequence ATGAAAGCAAAGACTACACTCAGTTATATTGAAAACGTATTAAAAAATATACCGAATGACTGGTTGAAACTTACCACACATCGATTAGATATTTTTGATGAAAGTCAGGCAAAAACACAGTTTCTCAACCGGTTTGAAAACCTTTTTAATGCAAATAACTACGATACAGCTGCATTAAGTGAATTACCCACTGCATTTGATTATATCCGTCTTGGTCACCCTTTGTCCTCTGTGTTAGAATGGGCAATAGCAAAATTAAACGATCTGAATCCGGATGCAGTTATTAGCTTTTCATCGAAGTCTATGCCGGTTTTAGCGGTTTTAAGAAAGAATTTACTAGATAAAAAAAACACACGGATTGTTTACACTGATACTTTACCCGATTTTTTTGACTTTGATGTGCTAAAACAAGTATATGGTTACAGTTTTGAACTGGTTAATACCAAAAATCCGGATACGATTCCGGATTTTAATGGGAGTACAATTTTTCTCTCGCAAGAGGGGGAATTAAAGAACATAAAACTTAATTCAAAAATTGACTTTTTTATCAGCCTCCGGGAAAAGCTTGGAAGTGTTATACTGGTGAATGGCAGAGCAAATGAGAATTATATAGCAGAGATACAACATGTACGAAGAAGGGAAAGTATTTCCATGACACCGGCGGATTCTCATTCAGCATTACAGTTACTGATAGGGAAAACCGTAGAGGCTGATGATAGTGATTTCGCAGCTAATAAAGAAAAAGTGATCATGTCTATCAGAAAGATTACCGCTACTAAATCAAATGTAATTCTAGGTTCTAGCGGGCTATCTGTTCAATATGCTATTATGATGGGACTCATTGAGGATGCACTAAAAAAACATAAAGGAAAAGATATCAAGATAATTGTTCCTCCAAATTGTTATGGGGGCACCAACGATCAGGCCAGGCGTGTAGCTGCATGCATTGAGAATGTTGAGATAATGGACCTTCCGGTTGATAGAGATAATAATATGGTGCAAAGTATTGATATCGTTTTAGAAAAAGTGGCTGAGCAAGGAGCGGTTCCTTATATTATTGCTGAAATACCAACAAACCCAAGAGTTGAAGTCCCTGATTTAGAAAAACTAAGAGCTGTTTTAAGTAAATCACGCAGAACAGCTAGTGGTGAAACTGCTATAGACCCCGTATTTATTTTAGATCAGACATTTTGTCCTAATATTCAGTTTTTAAGTGAAGAGGGAGTCCTCTCAAATGTAAGAACCATTTCTTATGTTAGTGGCTCAAAGTTTCCAAGTGGAGGCAAGTGTACGGCTGGATATTGCGTAGCCAATGAAAAAGCAGAAGGGCTGATGCCCGTAATAGATAAGCACCTCAAAGTTTGCGATAACCAAGCAACAGGGCTTCAGATTAAATTTTTAGCAGAACAGTTACCCTCAATGAATCAAAGAATTAAAGAAGCATATAAGAATACCCGTGAGTTTGTAAGTTTTATTGAGAAGAAGTTGCCAACAGCTAAAATTAATTTTGTTTCAGAGGATTTGGCTAGAGAAGGGTTTACGCCCTCTGTTTTTTCATTAGATCTTCCTACAAAGGGGAATACGGCTGCCGAAAGAGAAACCTATAAACGCGCGTTAAACCAAAAGCTAATTGACATGATGATTACTGAAATACCTCATGAAAGCAAATATTGTGTTAGCTATGGCCAACTTAAAGGCTGTTATTGGACAATCCCCGCAACGTCTACCCAAGGAACAACTAAAGAAGACGATAAGGATTATATAGCACGAGTATCCGTTTCTCCGGATTTAGACCTCGCACTTCACAAAAAAGTTTTTTCTAAATTCGTTGATCAACTTTAG